The following coding sequences lie in one Chelonia mydas isolate rCheMyd1 chromosome 6, rCheMyd1.pri.v2, whole genome shotgun sequence genomic window:
- the CDCA4 gene encoding cell division cycle-associated protein 4 — MGEEEGLHQTQLLDTMFVRGLKRKCFDGEEDIEGTLAGFKAIPSYNLQRQSLLDMSLVKLQLCHMLVEPNLCRSVLIANTVRQIQEEMTQDGTWQMINTQSAGQTSLDRLVSTDILCRSSKEQAEGKLVPVYSTFTKDCEGTQSQDNSEIMSTVTSPQAPRNLQSNMWEMENPQENRGNFQKSLDQIFETLENKSPNTVEDLFSEVDNSYYDLDTVLTGMMSNTKMGHCDVLETFPSQTTTNSNSNCKSDLNELDHIVEILVES; from the exons atgggagaagaggaaggactCCACCAAACGCAGCTACTG GACACAATGTTTGTGCGAGGATTGAAGAGAAAATGTTTTGATGGTGAAGAAGATATTGAAGGAACTCTGGCTGGTTTTAAGGCTATCCCTTCATATAATCTTCAGCGACAGTCACTTTTAGATATGTCTCTGGTCAAACTTCAATTATGCCACATGCTTGTTGAGCCTAATCTTTGTCGTTCGGTACTTATAGCCAATACGGTGCGGCAAATCCAAGAGGAAATGACTCAGGATGGGACTTGGCAGATGATAAATACACAGAGTGCAGGACAGACTTCTCTAGATCGTCTAGTTTCAACAGATATCCTTTGCCGTTCATCCAAGGAACAAGCTGAAGGAAAGCTTGTTCCAGTTTATAGTACCTTCACTAAAGACTGTGAGGGTACCCAGTCACAAGATAATTCGGAAATTATGTCAACAGTTACATCACCACAAGCTCCAAGAAACCTGCAAAGTAACATGTGggaaatggagaatccacaagAAAATAGAGGAAACTTTCAAAAATCATTAGATCAAATATTTGAGACGTTGGAGAATAAAAGTCCTAATACAGTTGAAGATCTGTTTTCAGAAGTTGACAATTCTTACTATGACCTTGATACAGTATTAACAGGAATGATGAGCAACACAAAAATGGGACACTGTGATGTGCTCGAAACATTTCCTTCTCAGACAACCACAAATTCTAACTCTAACTGTAAATCTGATCTTAATGAGCTTGATCATATTGTGGAGATCCTTGTTGAATCTTGA